In a genomic window of Streptomyces noursei ATCC 11455:
- the typA gene encoding translational GTPase TypA, with the protein MATRHDIRNVAIVAHVDHGKTTIVDAMLKQAGAFAAHQLESVDDRVMDSNDLEREKGITILAKNTAVKYHPKDGGEPITINIIDTPGHADFGGEVERGLSMVDAVVLLVDASEGPLPQTRFVLRKALQARMPVILCINKTDRPDSRIDEVVNETYDLFLDLDADEEQIEFPIVYACGRDGIASLTKPEDGTVPADSTNLEPFFSTILEHVPAPTYDETAPLQAHVTNLDADNFLGRIALLRVEQGELRKGQTVAWIKRDGTVSNVRISELMMTEALTRKPAEVAGPGDICAVAGIPDIMIGETLADPENPIALPLITVDEPAISMVIGTNTSPLVGRGGTGKGAAAKTAVKDRKVTARQVKDRLDRELIGNVSLRVLDTERPDAWEVQGRGELALAILVEQMRREGFELTIGKPQVVTKEIDGKVHEPVERMTIDVPEEHMGAVTQLMGVRKGRMDNMSNHGSGWVRMEFVVPSRGLIGFRTEFLTQTRGTGIGHSIHEGHEPWFGTLTTRNNGSLVADRAGAVTAFAMTNLQERGVLFTDPGTEVYEGMIVGENSRADDMDVNITKEKKLTNMRSSSADSFEAIVPPRKLSLEQSLEFCRDDECVEVTPEAVRIRKVVLDQKERGRTASRAKHG; encoded by the coding sequence ATGGCCACGCGCCACGACATCCGTAACGTCGCCATCGTCGCCCACGTCGACCACGGCAAGACGACCATCGTCGACGCCATGCTCAAGCAGGCCGGCGCCTTCGCCGCGCACCAGCTGGAGTCCGTCGACGACCGCGTCATGGACTCGAACGACCTGGAGCGTGAAAAGGGCATCACGATCCTCGCCAAGAACACCGCGGTGAAGTATCACCCGAAGGACGGCGGGGAGCCCATCACGATCAACATCATCGACACCCCCGGTCACGCCGACTTCGGTGGCGAGGTCGAGCGTGGTCTGTCGATGGTCGACGCGGTGGTCCTGCTGGTGGACGCCTCCGAGGGCCCGCTCCCGCAGACCCGCTTCGTGCTGCGCAAGGCGCTGCAGGCCCGGATGCCCGTCATCCTGTGCATCAACAAGACGGACCGTCCGGACTCCCGCATCGACGAGGTCGTCAACGAGACGTACGACCTGTTCCTGGACCTGGACGCGGACGAGGAGCAGATCGAGTTCCCGATCGTCTACGCGTGCGGCCGTGACGGCATCGCGTCGCTGACGAAGCCGGAGGACGGCACGGTCCCGGCCGACTCCACCAACCTGGAGCCGTTCTTCTCCACGATCCTGGAGCACGTCCCGGCCCCGACCTACGACGAGACGGCCCCGCTCCAGGCGCACGTCACGAACCTGGACGCCGACAACTTCCTCGGCCGTATCGCGCTCCTGCGCGTCGAGCAGGGCGAGCTGCGCAAGGGCCAGACCGTGGCCTGGATCAAGCGCGACGGCACGGTCTCGAACGTCCGCATCTCCGAGCTGATGATGACCGAGGCGCTCACCCGCAAGCCCGCCGAGGTCGCGGGCCCCGGTGACATCTGCGCGGTCGCCGGTATCCCCGACATCATGATCGGCGAGACGCTGGCCGACCCGGAGAACCCGATCGCGCTGCCGCTGATCACGGTCGACGAGCCGGCCATCTCCATGGTCATCGGCACGAACACCTCGCCGCTGGTCGGCCGCGGCGGCACCGGCAAGGGCGCCGCCGCCAAGACGGCGGTCAAGGACCGCAAGGTCACCGCCCGCCAGGTGAAGGACCGCCTGGACCGCGAGCTGATCGGTAACGTCTCGCTGCGCGTCCTGGACACCGAGCGCCCCGACGCCTGGGAGGTGCAGGGCCGCGGTGAGCTGGCGCTGGCCATCCTCGTCGAGCAGATGCGCCGTGAGGGCTTCGAGCTGACCATCGGCAAGCCGCAGGTGGTCACCAAGGAGATCGACGGCAAGGTCCACGAGCCGGTCGAGCGCATGACGATCGACGTGCCCGAGGAGCACATGGGCGCCGTCACGCAGCTCATGGGTGTCCGCAAGGGCCGCATGGACAACATGTCGAACCACGGCTCCGGCTGGGTCCGCATGGAGTTCGTGGTCCCGTCGCGCGGCCTCATCGGCTTCCGTACGGAGTTCCTGACGCAGACCCGCGGCACGGGCATCGGCCACTCCATCCACGAGGGCCACGAGCCGTGGTTCGGCACGCTGACGACCCGTAACAACGGCTCGCTGGTCGCCGACCGTGCCGGTGCCGTCACCGCCTTCGCGATGACGAACCTGCAGGAGCGCGGCGTGCTGTTCACCGACCCCGGCACCGAGGTGTACGAGGGCATGATCGTCGGCGAGAACTCGCGCGCCGACGACATGGACGTGAACATCACCAAGGAGAAGAAGCTCACGAACATGCGCTCCTCCTCGGCCGACTCCTTCGAGGCGATCGTCCCGCCGCGCAAGCTGTCGCTGGAGCAGTCCCTGGAGTTCTGCCGCGACGACGAGTGCGTCGAGGTGACCCCGGAGGCCGTCCGCATCCGCAAGGTCGTCCTGGACCAGAAGGAGCGCGGCCGCACCGCCTCGCGCGCCAAGCACGGCTGA
- a CDS encoding amidohydrolase family protein: protein MSRRRVLAGLSTVPLAAAAGFPELAQDRPGRPAEDPGHRRTTLLRGADLVLTMDPRLGSGPLGQLENGVDVLLRDGTVAAVGHGLAAPDGARVLDARGRIVLPGFVDLHNHLWQSSIRGGCADEGLYGWMKDCNRATLPKIDPQDMYRFVHLAALDALQAGVTTVVDWVHPIPYDTSERYIRALDDAGLRFVYASAQSAADAHLIPKIKKDLLDPLPLASVQVSAHAGMSQLANLRTLHALARDLGVMLNSHVLENRGDRKDDPIRSLREVGAFGPRLLMNHAIHLTDEEIALTGEHDVRIAHCPLSNMRLASGICPLPAFHRHGVKAGLGHDGGTNDTSDMFNVMKAAVGLQRARHEDAAIHPTIPAVLRMATLGGAEAIGMADRVGSLTPGKRADVVVLDPGTLNFAPRFDWTSQIVLNGQPPNVSEVFVDGHLRKAGGALLHVDTARVVREAELAAAHVRTA from the coding sequence ATGAGCCGGCGGCGCGTCCTGGCCGGCCTGAGCACCGTTCCCCTGGCCGCCGCCGCCGGCTTCCCCGAGCTCGCCCAGGACCGCCCCGGCCGCCCGGCGGAGGACCCCGGCCACCGCCGCACGACCCTGCTGCGCGGCGCGGACCTGGTCCTCACCATGGACCCCCGCCTGGGCAGCGGCCCCCTGGGCCAGCTGGAGAACGGCGTGGACGTGCTGCTGCGGGACGGCACCGTCGCCGCGGTCGGCCACGGCCTGGCCGCCCCCGACGGCGCCCGTGTGCTGGACGCCCGCGGCAGGATCGTCCTGCCGGGCTTCGTCGATCTGCACAACCACCTGTGGCAGTCCAGCATCCGCGGCGGCTGCGCGGACGAGGGCCTCTACGGCTGGATGAAGGACTGCAACCGCGCCACCCTCCCCAAGATCGATCCCCAGGACATGTACCGCTTCGTCCACCTGGCCGCGCTCGACGCCCTCCAGGCGGGCGTCACCACCGTCGTCGACTGGGTGCACCCCATCCCCTACGACACCAGCGAGCGCTACATCAGGGCACTGGACGACGCCGGGCTGCGCTTCGTCTACGCCTCGGCCCAGAGCGCCGCCGACGCCCACCTCATCCCCAAGATCAAAAAGGACCTCCTGGACCCGCTCCCGCTGGCCTCCGTCCAGGTGTCGGCCCACGCCGGGATGTCACAGCTGGCGAACCTGCGCACGCTGCACGCGCTCGCCCGGGACCTCGGCGTGATGCTCAACTCCCACGTCCTGGAGAACCGCGGCGACCGCAAGGACGACCCGATCCGCTCGCTGCGCGAGGTCGGCGCGTTCGGCCCGCGGCTGCTGATGAACCACGCGATCCACCTCACCGACGAGGAGATCGCGCTGACCGGCGAGCACGACGTGCGGATCGCGCACTGCCCGCTGAGCAACATGCGGCTGGCGTCCGGCATCTGCCCGCTGCCGGCGTTCCACCGGCACGGCGTCAAGGCCGGGCTCGGCCACGACGGCGGGACCAACGACACCTCGGACATGTTCAACGTGATGAAGGCGGCGGTCGGCCTCCAGCGGGCCCGCCACGAGGACGCCGCGATCCACCCCACCATCCCGGCGGTGCTGCGGATGGCGACCCTGGGCGGCGCGGAGGCCATCGGGATGGCGGACCGGGTCGGGTCGCTGACACCGGGCAAGCGCGCCGACGTCGTCGTCCTCGACCCCGGCACCCTCAACTTCGCCCCGCGCTTCGACTGGACCAGCCAGATCGTCCTCAACGGCCAGCCGCCGAACGTCAGCGAGGTCTTCGTCGACGGCCATCTGCGCAAGGCCGGCGGCGCGCTGCTGCACGTGGACACCGCCCGCGTCGTCCGCGAGGCCGAGCTGGCCGCCGCCCACGTCCGCACCGCCTGA
- a CDS encoding fumarate reductase/succinate dehydrogenase flavoprotein subunit, whose protein sequence is MAHVDRQTWDVVVVGAGGAGLRAAIEAREAGMRTAVICKSLFGKAHTVMAEGGIAASMGNANEHDNWQVHFRDTMRGGKFLNHWRMAELHAREAPDRVWELETWGALFDRTPDGRISQRNFGGHEYPRLAHVGDRTGLELIRTLQQKIVSLQQEDERVSGSYEEGLKVFQECTVTRVLKADGKVCGVFCYDRESGRFFVLEAPAVVLATGGIGKSFKVTSNSWEYTGDGHALALLAGAPLINMEFVQFHPTGMVWPPSVKGILVTESVRGDGGVLRNTDGKRFMFDYIPDVFKEKYAQTEAEGDRWYEDPEHNRRPPELLPRDEVARAINAEVKAGRGSPHGGVFLDVSTRMPAEVIKRRLPSMHHQFKELADVDITAEPMEVGPTCHYVMGGVEVDPDTAAATGVPGLFAAGEVAGGMHGSNRLGGNSLSDLLVFGRRAGLYAAEYVSGLRARPAPEPRETDAAEAEALRPFSAEDGRGPAENPYTLHQELQQSMNDLVGIIRREGEMAEALDRLAKLRARARRAGVEGHRQYNPGWHLSLDLRNMLLVSECVARAALERTESRGGHTRDDHPQMDRHWRNVNLVCELADYRTDPGEADPVLGQIRLSRRETPPIRRDLLELFDKDELVKYLTDEELSR, encoded by the coding sequence ATGGCGCATGTGGACCGGCAGACCTGGGACGTGGTCGTGGTGGGGGCGGGCGGCGCCGGGCTGCGTGCCGCCATCGAGGCCCGTGAGGCGGGCATGCGGACGGCGGTGATCTGCAAGTCCCTGTTCGGCAAGGCCCATACGGTGATGGCCGAGGGCGGCATCGCGGCCAGCATGGGCAATGCCAACGAGCACGACAACTGGCAGGTCCACTTCCGGGACACCATGCGCGGCGGGAAGTTCCTCAACCACTGGCGGATGGCCGAGCTGCACGCCCGCGAGGCCCCGGACCGGGTATGGGAGTTGGAGACCTGGGGCGCGCTCTTCGACCGCACCCCGGACGGCCGGATCTCCCAGCGCAACTTCGGCGGCCACGAGTACCCGCGGCTGGCGCACGTCGGCGACCGGACCGGCCTGGAGCTGATCCGCACCCTCCAGCAGAAGATCGTCTCGCTCCAGCAGGAGGACGAGCGGGTCTCCGGCTCGTACGAGGAGGGGCTGAAGGTCTTCCAGGAGTGCACCGTCACCCGCGTCCTGAAGGCCGACGGAAAGGTCTGCGGCGTCTTCTGCTACGACCGGGAGTCCGGCCGTTTCTTCGTGCTGGAGGCGCCGGCCGTGGTGCTGGCCACCGGCGGCATCGGCAAGTCCTTCAAGGTGACCTCGAACTCCTGGGAGTACACCGGCGACGGCCATGCGCTGGCGCTGCTGGCCGGCGCGCCGCTGATCAACATGGAGTTCGTCCAGTTCCACCCGACCGGGATGGTCTGGCCGCCGTCGGTCAAGGGCATCCTCGTCACCGAGTCGGTGCGCGGCGACGGCGGAGTGCTGCGCAACACCGACGGCAAGCGGTTCATGTTCGACTACATCCCGGACGTCTTCAAGGAGAAGTACGCCCAGACCGAGGCCGAGGGCGACCGCTGGTACGAGGACCCCGAGCACAACCGCCGGCCGCCCGAACTGCTGCCCCGCGACGAGGTCGCACGGGCCATCAACGCCGAGGTCAAGGCCGGCCGCGGCTCCCCGCACGGCGGGGTGTTCCTGGACGTGTCGACCCGGATGCCGGCCGAGGTGATCAAGCGCCGGCTGCCGTCCATGCACCACCAGTTCAAGGAGCTGGCGGACGTGGACATCACCGCCGAACCGATGGAGGTCGGCCCGACCTGCCACTACGTGATGGGCGGCGTGGAGGTGGACCCGGACACCGCGGCGGCGACCGGGGTGCCGGGGCTGTTCGCCGCCGGCGAGGTGGCCGGCGGGATGCACGGCTCCAACCGGCTGGGCGGCAACTCCCTCTCCGACCTGCTGGTCTTCGGCCGCCGTGCGGGGCTGTACGCGGCCGAGTACGTCAGCGGACTGCGCGCCCGGCCGGCCCCCGAACCGCGTGAGACCGACGCCGCCGAGGCGGAGGCGCTGCGCCCGTTCAGCGCCGAGGACGGCCGCGGCCCGGCGGAGAACCCGTACACCCTGCACCAGGAGCTCCAGCAGTCGATGAACGACCTGGTCGGCATCATCCGCCGGGAGGGCGAGATGGCCGAGGCGCTGGACCGGCTGGCGAAGCTGCGGGCGCGGGCCCGCCGGGCGGGCGTGGAGGGCCACCGGCAGTACAACCCGGGCTGGCACCTCTCCCTGGACCTGCGGAACATGCTGCTGGTCAGCGAGTGCGTGGCGCGGGCGGCCCTGGAGCGCACGGAGAGCCGCGGCGGACACACCCGCGACGACCATCCGCAGATGGACCGGCACTGGCGCAACGTCAACCTGGTCTGCGAACTGGCCGACTACCGGACGGATCCGGGCGAGGCGGATCCGGTGCTGGGTCAGATCCGGCTCTCCCGCCGGGAGACCCCGCCGATCCGCCGCGACCTCCTGGAACTCTTCGACAAGGACGAGCTGGTGAAGTATCTGACGGACGAGGAGCTGAGCCGGTGA
- a CDS encoding peptide ABC transporter substrate-binding protein has translation MRGAVRAKWAVCAGVLALVATACGGGTAGPGGSAVVSASWGDPQNPLEPANTNEVQGGKVLEMLFRGLKRYNPGTGAAENVLAEKIETTDAQHYTVTLKRGWTFSNGEKVTAKSFVDAWNYGALLDNKQKNAPFFQYIDGFDKVHPDSGSATAKTLSGLRVKDDHTFTVALNQKFSSWPDTLGYSAFMPLPQTFFRDHAGWLAKPIGNGPYLVDSYAKGSVLKMRKWTRYPGSDPAQNGGIDLRVYTDNETAYTDLQAGNLDLVDDIPASQLKNVRADLGDRYLNTPAGIIQTLTFPMYDPRWSKSGTAQVRRGLSMAIDRGQITKEIFQHTRTPATDWTSPVLGVKGGYKPGLCGEPCEFNPAKARQLIKDGGGIPGGRTTITYNADTGSHKDWVDAICNSINKTLGDDKACVGNPVGTFADFRNKISAKQLTGPFRAGWQMDYPLIQNFLQPLYYTGASSNDGKFSNPEFDKLVNQANAAPDTRQAVAKFQDAERVLAREMPAIPLWYQNGSAGYSERISNVRLNPFSVPVYNEITVG, from the coding sequence ATGCGCGGAGCCGTGCGCGCGAAGTGGGCCGTCTGCGCGGGGGTGCTGGCCCTCGTGGCCACCGCCTGCGGGGGCGGGACCGCCGGGCCGGGCGGCTCCGCCGTGGTCAGCGCCTCCTGGGGGGACCCGCAGAATCCGCTGGAGCCGGCCAACACCAACGAGGTGCAGGGCGGCAAGGTCCTGGAAATGCTGTTCCGCGGCCTCAAGCGCTACAACCCCGGGACCGGTGCCGCGGAGAACGTCCTCGCCGAGAAGATCGAGACCACCGACGCCCAGCACTACACCGTGACGCTCAAGCGCGGCTGGACCTTCAGCAACGGCGAGAAGGTCACCGCCAAGTCCTTCGTGGACGCCTGGAATTACGGCGCGTTGCTGGACAACAAGCAGAAGAACGCGCCCTTCTTCCAGTACATCGACGGCTTCGACAAGGTGCACCCGGACAGTGGTTCGGCCACCGCGAAGACCCTCTCCGGACTCCGGGTGAAGGACGACCACACCTTCACCGTCGCCCTGAACCAGAAGTTCTCCAGCTGGCCGGACACCCTGGGCTATTCGGCTTTCATGCCGCTGCCCCAGACGTTCTTCCGCGACCATGCCGGCTGGCTGGCGAAACCCATCGGCAACGGCCCGTACCTGGTGGATTCGTATGCCAAGGGCAGCGTGCTGAAAATGCGGAAGTGGACGAGGTACCCCGGCTCCGACCCGGCGCAGAACGGCGGGATCGACCTCCGCGTCTACACCGACAACGAAACCGCCTACACCGACCTCCAGGCCGGGAACCTCGACCTGGTGGACGACATTCCGGCCTCCCAACTGAAGAACGTCCGGGCAGATCTGGGAGACCGGTATCTGAACACGCCGGCCGGGATCATCCAGACCCTCACCTTCCCCATGTACGACCCGCGGTGGAGCAAATCGGGTACGGCGCAGGTGCGACGCGGCCTGTCGATGGCGATCGACCGGGGGCAGATCACCAAGGAGATCTTCCAGCACACCCGCACCCCGGCCACCGACTGGACCTCACCGGTACTGGGCGTCAAGGGCGGCTACAAACCGGGGCTCTGCGGCGAACCCTGTGAATTCAACCCGGCGAAGGCCCGGCAACTCATCAAGGACGGCGGCGGAATTCCCGGCGGCCGGACCACGATCACGTACAACGCCGACACCGGCTCGCACAAGGACTGGGTCGACGCGATCTGCAACAGCATCAACAAGACGCTGGGGGACGACAAGGCGTGCGTGGGGAATCCCGTCGGCACCTTCGCGGACTTCCGTAACAAGATCAGTGCCAAACAGCTGACCGGGCCGTTCCGGGCCGGCTGGCAGATGGACTACCCGCTGATCCAGAACTTCCTCCAGCCGCTGTACTACACCGGCGCCTCCTCCAACGACGGAAAATTCAGCAACCCCGAATTCGACAAACTCGTCAACCAGGCGAACGCCGCCCCGGACACCCGGCAGGCGGTGGCGAAATTCCAGGACGCGGAGCGGGTCCTCGCTCGCGAGATGCCCGCCATCCCGCTGTGGTACCAGAACGGCAGCGCCGGCTATTCGGAACGGATCAGCAATGTCCGGCTCAATCCGTTCAGCGTGCCGGTCTACAACGAGATCACCGTCGGTTGA
- a CDS encoding ABC transporter family substrate-binding protein — protein sequence MTDHVSPGGAVCRRRRCVALVAVGVLLPLPALAGCSQGDTAPSVAQSQDIAPAPRGSVKDGGTVRWAIDSLPGTFNAFQSDADAATARVTGAVLPSLFTLDANGRPQRNADYLAAADVSAREPRQVVTYKLNAKARWSDGRSITAADFVAQWNALRGKDNAYWTARNAGYDRISKVAAGATPREVKVTFARPYADWQSLFTPLYPKSVMGDANAFNDAVREKLPVGAGPFLVQKRDADHRTVTLVRNPQWWGERAKLDRLVLTALPRSKRAKALAAGAVDVAAVDQVAAKRVAQAAGPPAAKGADAKAEGRDAAARNAALRGYTIRKALEPAYTQLALNGSAGPLADQRVRRAVARAIDRQALADTVLKPLDLPAKPLGNHLLMAGQHGYEDHSDALGDTDSGEAKKLLAEAGWKPSGGSAGQPAGEEQAGAGRAVTPDRAADGYSEAPRADEPGDGTAVDQSGDAGSDGRNPHRPGAVDDRDGARPAAAEAPLSFAGAVGSEVQQAALLRQSAGFYKAEAAQQKVASGGDTASPAYRRYRRYKKRAAQVLGAAERIETGQAPHLPGAAAGHAAALWSGTGLLHARPADAGRSPQAAAGRAPGAAPVLRKDGRPLALRFVLPEGPGSEQLRTVGRRISGMLNRIGVRTTIQQVPDSSYFQDHIASGDFDLALYSWPGTAYPATDARPIFAKPQPAPDGSLTVEQNYTRVGTDHIDQLFEQAASELDTDAEHTLVEQADARIWAAAGSIPLYQRPELVATRKSLANIGAFGFATPRFQDIGYTK from the coding sequence ATGACCGACCACGTCAGCCCAGGCGGCGCGGTGTGCCGGAGACGCCGCTGTGTCGCGCTCGTCGCGGTGGGGGTGCTGCTCCCGCTGCCGGCACTGGCCGGATGCAGCCAGGGCGACACCGCGCCCTCCGTCGCCCAGTCCCAGGACATCGCGCCGGCCCCGCGCGGATCGGTCAAGGACGGCGGTACGGTCCGCTGGGCGATCGACTCGCTGCCCGGCACCTTCAACGCCTTCCAGAGCGACGCCGACGCGGCCACCGCCCGGGTCACCGGCGCCGTCCTGCCCAGCCTGTTCACCCTCGACGCCAACGGCCGGCCGCAGCGCAACGCCGACTACCTCGCCGCCGCCGACGTCAGCGCCCGCGAGCCGCGGCAGGTGGTCACCTACAAGCTCAACGCCAAGGCCCGCTGGAGCGACGGGCGGTCGATCACCGCCGCGGACTTCGTCGCCCAGTGGAACGCGCTGCGCGGCAAGGACAACGCCTACTGGACCGCCCGCAACGCCGGTTACGACCGGATCTCCAAGGTCGCGGCGGGCGCCACACCGCGCGAGGTCAAGGTCACCTTCGCCCGCCCGTACGCCGACTGGCAGTCGCTGTTCACCCCGCTCTACCCGAAGAGCGTGATGGGCGACGCCAACGCCTTCAACGACGCGGTACGGGAGAAACTCCCGGTCGGCGCCGGCCCGTTCCTCGTCCAGAAGCGGGACGCCGACCACCGCACCGTCACCCTCGTCCGCAACCCCCAGTGGTGGGGCGAGCGGGCCAAGCTCGACCGGCTGGTGCTCACGGCGCTGCCCCGGAGCAAGCGGGCCAAGGCGCTGGCCGCCGGGGCGGTCGACGTCGCCGCGGTCGACCAGGTCGCCGCCAAGCGGGTCGCCCAGGCCGCCGGGCCCCCCGCGGCCAAGGGCGCGGACGCCAAGGCCGAGGGCCGGGACGCCGCCGCCCGGAACGCCGCGCTGCGCGGCTACACCATCCGCAAGGCCCTGGAGCCGGCCTACACCCAGCTCGCCCTCAACGGCAGCGCCGGGCCGCTCGCCGACCAGCGGGTGCGCCGCGCGGTGGCCCGCGCGATCGACCGGCAGGCGCTCGCCGACACCGTCCTCAAGCCGCTGGACCTGCCCGCCAAGCCGCTCGGCAACCACCTGCTGATGGCCGGCCAGCACGGCTACGAGGACCACAGCGACGCCCTGGGCGACACCGACTCGGGTGAGGCGAAGAAACTGCTCGCGGAGGCCGGCTGGAAGCCGTCCGGCGGGTCCGCCGGGCAGCCGGCGGGGGAGGAGCAGGCCGGCGCCGGCCGGGCGGTCACGCCGGACCGGGCCGCCGACGGGTACTCCGAGGCCCCCCGGGCGGACGAGCCCGGCGACGGCACGGCCGTGGACCAGTCCGGTGACGCCGGGAGCGACGGCCGCAACCCGCACCGGCCCGGCGCGGTCGACGACCGGGACGGCGCCCGTCCGGCCGCCGCCGAGGCGCCGCTGTCCTTCGCCGGGGCGGTCGGCTCCGAGGTCCAGCAGGCCGCCCTGCTGCGGCAGAGCGCGGGGTTCTACAAGGCCGAGGCCGCCCAGCAGAAGGTGGCGTCGGGCGGGGACACCGCTTCCCCGGCGTACCGCAGGTACCGGCGGTACAAGAAGCGGGCCGCGCAGGTGCTGGGCGCCGCCGAGCGGATCGAGACCGGGCAGGCCCCGCATCTGCCGGGCGCCGCCGCCGGCCACGCCGCCGCCCTGTGGTCCGGCACCGGTCTGCTGCACGCCCGGCCGGCCGACGCCGGGCGCTCCCCGCAGGCGGCGGCCGGCCGGGCCCCCGGCGCGGCGCCGGTGCTGCGGAAGGACGGCCGGCCGCTGGCGCTGCGCTTCGTCCTCCCCGAGGGGCCCGGCTCCGAGCAGCTGCGCACCGTCGGCCGGCGGATCTCGGGGATGCTGAACCGGATCGGGGTGCGGACCACGATCCAGCAGGTGCCGGATTCCAGCTACTTCCAGGACCACATCGCCTCCGGCGACTTCGATCTGGCGCTGTACTCCTGGCCCGGCACCGCCTACCCGGCGACCGACGCCCGGCCGATCTTCGCCAAGCCGCAGCCGGCGCCGGACGGCTCGCTGACCGTCGAGCAGAACTACACCCGGGTCGGCACCGACCACATCGACCAGCTCTTCGAGCAGGCCGCCTCGGAGCTGGACACGGACGCCGAGCACACCCTGGTCGAGCAGGCCGACGCCCGGATCTGGGCCGCCGCCGGCTCGATCCCGCTCTACCAGCGGCCGGAACTGGTGGCCACTAGGAAGTCACTCGCCAACATCGGCGCGTTCGGCTTCGCCACACCCCGCTTCCAAGACATCGGTTACACGAAGTAG
- a CDS encoding succinate dehydrogenase/fumarate reductase iron-sulfur subunit, with protein MSERQAEQRSGAYQARFRVWRGDADGGALRDFEVEVHEGEVVLDIIHRLQATQAPDLAVRWNCKAGKCGSCSAEINGRPRLMCMTRMSVFGRAETITVTPMRTFPVLRDLVTDVSFNYTKAREIPAFVPPAELGPGEYRMKQEDVNRSQEFRKCIECFLCQNTCHVVRDHEENKGAFAGPRFLMRIAELDMHPLDAAPAGGVDRKRTAQDEHGLGYCNITKCCTEVCPENIKITDNALIPMKERAADRKYDPLVWLGNKIRRRAE; from the coding sequence GTGAGCGAGCGGCAGGCGGAGCAGCGGTCCGGCGCCTACCAGGCGCGCTTCCGGGTGTGGCGGGGCGACGCGGACGGCGGCGCGCTGCGGGACTTCGAGGTGGAGGTGCACGAGGGCGAGGTGGTGCTCGACATCATCCACCGCCTCCAGGCGACCCAGGCGCCGGACCTCGCGGTCCGGTGGAACTGCAAGGCGGGCAAGTGCGGTTCGTGCAGCGCGGAGATCAACGGGCGGCCGCGGCTGATGTGCATGACCCGGATGTCGGTCTTCGGGCGCGCCGAGACCATCACCGTCACCCCGATGCGGACCTTCCCGGTGCTGCGCGACCTGGTCACCGACGTCTCCTTCAACTACACCAAGGCGCGGGAGATCCCGGCGTTCGTGCCGCCCGCGGAACTGGGACCGGGCGAGTACCGGATGAAGCAGGAGGACGTGAACCGGTCGCAGGAGTTCCGTAAGTGCATCGAGTGCTTCCTGTGCCAGAACACCTGCCACGTCGTCCGGGACCACGAGGAGAACAAGGGCGCCTTCGCCGGCCCGCGGTTCCTGATGCGGATCGCCGAGCTGGACATGCACCCGCTGGACGCCGCGCCGGCCGGCGGGGTGGACCGCAAGCGCACCGCGCAGGACGAGCACGGGCTCGGCTACTGCAACATCACCAAGTGCTGCACGGAGGTCTGCCCGGAGAACATCAAGATCACCGACAATGCGCTGATCCCGATGAAGGAGCGCGCCGCGGACCGCAAGTACGACCCTCTGGTGTGGCTCGGGAACAAGATCCGGCGACGGGCCGAATGA